CCATTCGTCAGCCGAGGCATGACCCGTCAGAGCATGAAATACGACCACAACATTGCTCATCTCCGGGTTTGGTTTTCCCCAGGTTTTGTAGGCAATTTCCAGTTCCGGAAAGGCAAATCCCGATTCGGTCACAAAGGGATCGGGATCACGATAAATCAGAGTACCGGTATTTTTTGACATGGTTTCAATGGACTTCATTTCAGTTGGCGGCACATCCTCCGGCGATGACCGCCGGAGGATGTGTCCGTTATTGCGTCAGACAGACTTTGAAAAAGCCACCTCAAAGTCATATTTGATGTCATCAATATGCTCAAGGCCGACCGACACCCGCACCAGATCTTCCGTCACGCCACTTGACCGCTGCTCTTCATCACTGAGCTGCTGGTGCGTGGTAGATGAGGGGTGTATGACCAGCGTTTTGGCATCACCGACATTGGCCAGATGACTCGCAAGCACAGTGCTGTTGATAAACTTCTTGCCGGCCTCATAGCCGCCTTTTATGCCAAAAGTAAGAACCGCGCCGAATTTGCCCGGATTCAGATACTTTTTGGCAAGATTATGGTAGGGGTGACCCGGCAGACCGGCATAATTGACCCATTCGACTTTGTCGTGGTCATCCAGCCACTTTGCAAGTTCAAGCGCATTCTCACAGTGGCGTTCTGCCCGCAACGAAAGCGTCTCAATGCCCTGCAGAAGCAAAAAGCTGTTGAACGGAGACTGGGACGGGCCGAAGTCCCGGAGTCCTTCAACCCTTGCCCTTATGGCAAAAGCGATGTTTCCGAACGGTCCGTCCTCCCCGAATACTTCCCAGAAGTTCAGTCCGTGGTAGCCGGGGGAGGGCTGATCAAACAACGGAAACTTGCCGTTGCCCCAGTTGAAGTTGCCGGCATCAACCAGAACGCCGCCGATAGATGTTCCGTGTCCGCCAATCCATTTTGTAGCAGAAGAGACCACGATATTGGCTCCGAAGTCGATCGGGCGGGCGATGGCACCGGCGGCTCCGAAGGTATTGTCCACTATAAGCGGAATTCCGTGTTTTTGAGCTACAGCGGCAAGACCTTCAAGGTCCGGCACATTGGATTTCGGGTTGCCAAGTGACTCCACGTATATGGCCTTGGTGTTGTCGTCAATTTTGGCCTCGTAAGCTCCGGGATCATCATCTTCAACAAATGCGACATCTATGCCGAGCCGCGGCAGAGAAACCTTGAACTGGTTGTACGTACCGCCGTAAAGATTGCTGGTGGATATGATATTGTCCCCTTTCTGTGCGATGGTAATGATGGTAAGAAACTGCGCTGCCTGTCCGGATGACGTTGCAACAGCAGCTACTCCGCCTTCCAGCGCGGCGATGCGCTTTTCGAACACATCGTTTGTCGGATTCATGATCCGGGAGTAGATATTGCCGAATTCCTTTAGTCCGAACAGAGATGCCGCATGCTCTGTGTCGTTGAAGACGTAAGATGTGGTTTGATAGATCGGGACCGCCCGCGCATTGGTGGCAGGATCCTTCTCCTGTCCGGCATGCAACTGGAGCGTTTCAAACTGAAAGGGTCTGTCTTCTGCTTTATCTGACATGATTAATCCGTTTTTTGATGATTTTTCATTTTTGGTTGCTGTTCTGGTCTGTTATCCAACTGTATTGCTTTCCGGCAGGTTCCACCCGATGATTACTTTTCAATCCGGGTAAAAAAAAAGCCTCTGCCGGGGTTTCGATTCCGGAAGAGGCTTTTAAAACGACAACCATCTTCCCTCATCTTTCCCACGGGACGGTTTCACCATCCCGGAGCAGGATTTAGCACCTGACCTTCCCGATTACACAGGTAATCCGGAAGCGGTTGCTAAGGTTTCACAGGGCCTGATCCCTCCACCTTTCTCGATAAGAGACTTTTCAAAAAATCAAGGAACAAAAAAGCCCTTCACGAGAAATCGGGAAGGGCTCAAATTTTCTGTCAACACACATCAGCCCCTCACCTGCAGCAGCAGGACATACAACAGAGGGACATCTTTTTAAATAAACCGTTCATTAGCTGATTTATATCAAGCTTATTCGAAGTAAAGTGTGTTATTCCGACTCAACGGTCAAGTCTACCACTTTATTTTTTTCCTGTCAACATTAAAAATAATATTTTTCGTCAGTTACATCAACAAAGCCGGACACACTGCCCGGAAAAGCGCTACCGGTAACCATAGCTTTTGAGAAAGTTTTCTTTCTCCCGCCATTTCTCGCGCACCTTAACGAACAGTTCCAGGTGCACCTTTTTTCCTACCAGTTCTTCAACGGATTTCCGGGAACGTATTCCGAGCTCCTTGAGCATTTTACCTTTTTTACCGATAAGAATGCCTTTTTGAGATTCACGGTTAACAACAATTTCAGCGTGGATCCGGTCCATCTCGTCTCCTTCCTTGTATTCGATCACATTCACGGCGCAGGAATAGGGAATTTCCTGCTGGTAGAGAATGAACAGCTGCTCGCGGATAAGTTCGGATACAAAAAATCGCAGAGGCAGATCACTGACCTCTTCTTTGGAGTAGAATTCCGGTCCTTCCGGCAGCCGCTGCTTCAGCCGCCGCACCAGTTCGTCCACACCCACTCCGTGAAGAGCAGAAACAGGGATGACTTCAATGTAGTCACGCATTTCCGTACACTGCTGCTGCACTTCCAGCAGCCGCTCCTGGCTGATCAGATCCACCTTGTTCACCACGAGCATTACCGGAAGATTCAGTTCGTCAAGTGTCTCCCAGACCACATCATCTTTCCCGGGCGGTCGTTCACCGTCGACGATATGAATGAGCAGATCGGCATCCGTTCGCAGCCGCGCAACCTGGTCCATCATCTTTTCCTGCAGCAGATAACGGGGCTGAATGATTCCGGGCGTATCCAGAAAAATTATCTGGGACTCCTCATCGGAATATATGCCCTGAATGCGGTGCCTGGTGGTCTGCGCCTTATGCGTTATGATGGACAGCTTTTGTCCGAGCAGATAGTTGAATAGTGTCGATTTGCCGGCATTGGGCTGGCCGATGATGCCTGCGTAACCCGAAGTGTGTGTTTTTTCCTGATTTTGTGCCATATATCCTACCCCCTGATCAGGTCGGCCATGCGGCGAACGGTATTTTCCAGCCCGTTGAACAGGGCATCGGCAATCAATGCGTGTCCGATACTGATATCATTCAAATGGGGGACGTTGTCAAGAAGCGGCTGAATGTTGCTGAAATTCAGCCCATGACCGGCGTTCACTTTCAAACCCAGTTCATGAGCCATTTCGGCAGCATTCCGCAGGCGGTCCAGCTCTTTCTCCCGGGCGAAACCGGACGGAGCATTGGCATAGGTGCCGGTATGCAGCTCAACGGCCTCGGCGCCAAGCTCCGCTGATATCCGGATATCAGCCTCGGCCGGATCGACAAAAAGGCTGATCTGAATACCGTTTTCTTTCAGCGGCGGAAAAACTCTTTGTTCAAAATCCTCTTTTACCTTCCGCATGTTCAGTCCGCCTTCGGTGGTCAGCTCCTCCCGGCTTTCAGGAACAAGCGTTGCATAGTCTGCTTTCATACGCGAGCAGAAGCTGATCATTTCGTCGGTTGCCGCCATTTCAAAATCGAAAATCCCCTGCACCACATCCCGAAGCCGGATAACATCATCGTCACGAATATGCCTGCGGTCTTCCCTCAGATGAAAGACAATCCCTGATGCGCCGGCCTTTTCGGCTACAACGGCAGCTTCCACCGGGTCGGGCACCGTTTCTCCTCTCGCGTTGCGAAGTGTGGCTACATGATCAATGTTTACCAGCAGTTTTCTCATAATTCGAATATATAATTTGATTTCCTTGTTGCGGCAAGCGGGGCTGACACGCACGGTATGTTTATTTCAGATAATAGTCGTAATTTACGAACTTGTGCATCCAAGTGAAGCTATAGATTATGAAAGTCATTGAACATTACGAAAAGGCAAAAGATCCGTTAATCTCTTTTGAAATCATTCCTCCCAAACGTGGCGGCTCTGTAACAAAGGTGTTTGAGACACTGGACGGGGTGATGAAATACCATC
Above is a window of Natronogracilivirga saccharolytica DNA encoding:
- a CDS encoding pyridoxine 5'-phosphate synthase, whose translation is MRKLLVNIDHVATLRNARGETVPDPVEAAVVAEKAGASGIVFHLREDRRHIRDDDVIRLRDVVQGIFDFEMAATDEMISFCSRMKADYATLVPESREELTTEGGLNMRKVKEDFEQRVFPPLKENGIQISLFVDPAEADIRISAELGAEAVELHTGTYANAPSGFAREKELDRLRNAAEMAHELGLKVNAGHGLNFSNIQPLLDNVPHLNDISIGHALIADALFNGLENTVRRMADLIRG
- the era gene encoding GTPase Era; amino-acid sequence: MAQNQEKTHTSGYAGIIGQPNAGKSTLFNYLLGQKLSIITHKAQTTRHRIQGIYSDEESQIIFLDTPGIIQPRYLLQEKMMDQVARLRTDADLLIHIVDGERPPGKDDVVWETLDELNLPVMLVVNKVDLISQERLLEVQQQCTEMRDYIEVIPVSALHGVGVDELVRRLKQRLPEGPEFYSKEEVSDLPLRFFVSELIREQLFILYQQEIPYSCAVNVIEYKEGDEMDRIHAEIVVNRESQKGILIGKKGKMLKELGIRSRKSVEELVGKKVHLELFVKVREKWREKENFLKSYGYR
- a CDS encoding O-acetylhomoserine aminocarboxypropyltransferase/cysteine synthase family protein — translated: MSDKAEDRPFQFETLQLHAGQEKDPATNARAVPIYQTTSYVFNDTEHAASLFGLKEFGNIYSRIMNPTNDVFEKRIAALEGGVAAVATSSGQAAQFLTIITIAQKGDNIISTSNLYGGTYNQFKVSLPRLGIDVAFVEDDDPGAYEAKIDDNTKAIYVESLGNPKSNVPDLEGLAAVAQKHGIPLIVDNTFGAAGAIARPIDFGANIVVSSATKWIGGHGTSIGGVLVDAGNFNWGNGKFPLFDQPSPGYHGLNFWEVFGEDGPFGNIAFAIRARVEGLRDFGPSQSPFNSFLLLQGIETLSLRAERHCENALELAKWLDDHDKVEWVNYAGLPGHPYHNLAKKYLNPGKFGAVLTFGIKGGYEAGKKFINSTVLASHLANVGDAKTLVIHPSSTTHQQLSDEEQRSSGVTEDLVRVSVGLEHIDDIKYDFEVAFSKSV